The Setaria italica strain Yugu1 chromosome IX, Setaria_italica_v2.0, whole genome shotgun sequence genome has a window encoding:
- the LOC101761214 gene encoding uncharacterized protein LOC101761214 — translation MVVVEVLQGDSAAAVADDLFGSGADLQAFFDHAALDVKASGGGEEGEEELEWLSNKEAFPAVETMASSAPRQRTKGVPPPRWEVGWSPRQAPAVARPPAAGWRCRHCGTDKTPQRREGPEGRSTLCNACGVRYRSGRLVPEYRPASSPTFSPELHSNRHSRVVEMRRRREAAAGASLAAAGKGEEKGNEKLECLSNKGEFLAVQMMAAARPRTEGTRRPRKAVDWPAIAWRPPPPPRAPAVAARRPSQGGGVGVAVDQGRAPGGGDDGVGGCAAAYQGRTAVPADGGLNPAAPLAPAAAPGQQFGTEKTLQRLGGAEGRSTLCNACVVQYRSGCMVPVLPPACSPAFSPELRFDWHNRVEMHRRRERSAKLPPATARAGEKGKEELEWPSNKGVFPAAQAMSPAAAGARPQTKGVRRQRQRQQLRRRRVVELSPPRTPPPLRRRSRCGGEAAAVEQGRVRDGGAAADEVLAAAPAGGGKDPAAPAAAPRTPAVSRRRCRHCGTEKTPQWREGPEGRQTLCNACGVQYKSGRLVPEYRPASSPTFSPGLHSNCHRQVVQLRRRREESAEVSPAAAAVGDK, via the exons atggtggtggtggaagtgCTCCAGGGcgactcggcggcggcggttgcggacGACCTCTTCGGCAGCGGCGCCGACCTCCAGGCCTTCTTTGACCACGCG GCACTGGATGTGAaggctagcggcggcggcgaggaaggggaggaggagctcgagtGGCTTTCGAACAAGGAAGCATTTCCGGCGGTGGAGACGATGGCTTCGTCTGCGCCGCGGCAGCGGACGAAGGGCGTGCCGCCGCCCCGGTGGGAGGTGGGGTGGAGCCCGCGGCAGGCTCCGGCTGTGGCgcggcctccggcggcggggtggcggtGCCGACACTGCGGGACGGATAAGACGCCGCAGCGGCGCGAGGGCCCCGAAGGGCGCAGCACGCTGTGCAACGCGTGCGGCGTGCGGTACAGGAGCGGACGGCTCGTACCGGAGTACCGGCCAGCGAGCAGCCCAACCTTCTCCCCGGAGCTGCACTCCAACCGGCACAGCCGCGTCGTCGAGATGCGCCGccgcagggaggcggcggccggagcctccctcgccgccgctggcaAAGGCGAGGAGAAGGGGAATGAAAAGCTGGAGTGTCTGTCGAACAAAGGCGAATTCTTGGCGGTGcagatgatggcggcggcgcggccgcggacgGAGGGCACGCGGCGGCCCCGGAAGGCAGTGGATTGGCCGGCGATCGCGTggaggccgccgcctcctcctcgggctccggcggtggcggcacggcgGCCGAGCCAGGGAGGAGGAGTTGGAGTGGCCGTCGACCAAGGACGCGCCCCCGGCGGTGGTGACGATGGCGTGGGCGGTTGTGCAGCCGCGTACCAAGGACGTACAGCGGTCCCGGCGGATGGCGGCTTGAATCCCGCCGCGCCGCTGGCTCCGGCTGCGGCGCCAGGCCAGCAATTCGGGACGGAGAAGACGCTTCAGCGGCTCGGGGGGGCCGAAGGGCGCAGCACGCTCTGCAACGCGTGTGTCGTGCAGTACAGAAGTGGCTGCATGGTTCCGGTGCTCCCGCCGGCGTGCAGCCCCGCCTTCTCCCCGGAGCTGCGCTTCGATTGGCACAACCGCGTCGAGATGCACCGCCGCCGGGAGCGGTCGGCAAAGCTgccccccgccaccgcccgtgCTGGCGAGAAGGGGAAAGAAGAGCTGGAGTGGCCGTCAAACAAAGGCGTGTTCCCGGCAGCGCAGGCTatgtcaccggcggcggcgggggctcgACCGCAGACGAAGGGCGtgaggcggcagcggcagcggcagcagctgcggcggcggcgtgtggtGGAGCTGAGCCCGCcgcgcacgccaccgccgtTGCGGCGACGGAGTCGATGTGGAGGAGAAGCAGCGGCTGTCGAACAAGGTCGCGTTCGTGACGGTGGCGCGGCCGCGGACGAAGTGCTTGCGGCGGCCCCAGCCGGCGGTGGCAAGGATCCCGCCGCACCTGCCGCGGCGCCCCGGACGCCGGCGGTGTcgaggcggcggtgccggcacTGCGGGACGGAGAAGACGCCGCAGTGGCGCGAGGGCCCCGAGGGGCGCCAGACGCTGTGCAACGCGTGCGGCGTGCAGTACAAGAGCGGCCGCCTGGTGCCGGAGTACCGTCCGGCGAGCAGCCCCACCTTCTCCCCGGGCCTGCACTCCAACTGTCACCGCCAGGTCGtccagctgcgccgccgccgcgaggagtCGGCCGAGGTCTCCCCCGCTGCCGCGGCTGTGGGCGACAAGTGA
- the LOC105915129 gene encoding uncharacterized protein LOC105915129: protein MVPPADAVPAVMIGKRVPPSGTVQGPSLVPPSALADDPVGQDAAPGAPPPGEVINLDDEAEDKPVGEASASGAPTAEAATVKMAAVAKVVAPAPAAVREVAAAATMARAPAAVTEAAAAETVARAPAESTGTAASETVARALAAATEAATAETVAPAAAAMTGTAASGSVALAPAATTGTVASGSTEKACCALIPLACGPNTWGGPTLRWMSLEDLQRHRFVLDVSGSGKDGSRGKSEFLLRERGVWQRFAVETWRTWELTGKLATAEQNFTDLRAREQEAREIARWAEDKFRAVVEKARLDAEEFQAAADKARHDAEELARLRKEHEVLQKTVERIRHERHAARQERDLEAGRKIEAENMVADLGAEVSRLHAQMQGLQTAVSQGLDRERLLKAQSEGLEADLARLRDAANAEHVEHANLRMPSASSARTLAWSKWKGRARWRLVSSGRTGGPVRSLGRRSMSA from the exons ATGGTGCCTCCTGCGGATGCGGTCCCTGCAGTGATGATTGGCAAAAGGGTGCCGCCGTCGGGCACGGTGCAGGGGCCGTCCCTTGTTCCGCCTTCTGCCCTCGCAGACGACCCTGTGGGACAAGATGCCGCCCCTGGGGCTCCTCCGCCTGGCGAGGTGATAAACCTTGATGATGAGGCGGAGGACAAGCCGGTGGGGGAGGCGTCAGCGTCCGGTGCCCCGACCGCAGAGGCGGCGACGGTGAAGATGGCAGCGGTGGCAAAGGTGGTGGcgcctgctccggcggcggtgagggaggtggcggcggcggcaacgatgGCGCGTGCGCCGGCAGcggtgacggaggcggcggcggcggagacggtggcACGTGCCCCAGCGGAGtcgacggggacggcggcatCGGAGACGGTGGCGcgtgctctggcggcggcgacggaggcggcgacagCGGAGACGGTGGCGCCTGCCGCAGCGGCGatgacggggacggcggcgtcggggtcggTGGCGCTTgccccggcggcgacgacagggACGGTGGCGTCGGGATCGACCGAAAAGGCCTGCTGTGCCCTCATCCCGCTTGCTTGTGGTCCCAACACGTGGGGTGGGCCGACCTTGCGCTGGATGTCCCTCGAGGACCTGCAGAGGCACCGCTTTGTGCTGGACGTGTCGGGGAGTGGAAAAGATGGCAG TCGGGGGAAGTCCGAGTTCCTCCTACGCGAGCGGGGGGTCTGGCAGCGCTTCGCTGTGGAGACGTGGCGGACCTGGGAGCTAACCGGGAAGCTTGCCACCGCCGAGCAGAATTTCACCGACCTACGAGCGCGCGAGCAGGAGGCGCGTGAAATTGCGCGGTGGGCGGAGGACAAGTTTCGGGCCGTCgtcgagaaggcccgccttgatgccgaggagttccaggccgctgcCGACAAGGCCCGCCAcgatgccgaggagcttgcCCGGCTAAGGAAGGAGCATGAGGTCCTTCAGAAAACCGTTGAGCGTATCCGGCACGAGCGGCATGCGGCTCGGCAGGAGCGCGACCTCGAGGCGGGTCGGAAGATTGAGGCTGAGAATATGGTAGCTgaccttggggcggaggtcagtcGGCTCCATGCGCagatgcaggggcttcagaccgctGTGTCCCAAGGGCTCGACCGGGAACGTCTTCTGAAAGCTCAATCTGAGG GCCTTGAGGCTGACCTCGCCCGGCTGAGGGACGCTGCCAATGCGGAGCATGTCGAGCACGCCAACCTGCGGATGCCGTCCGCATCATCTGCGAGGACCTTAGCGTGGTCCAAGTGGAAGGGACGAGCACGCtggcggctcgtgtcctcggggcgTACCGGCGGGCCTGTGAGATCGCTCGGGAGGCGCTCCATGTCGGCGTGA
- the LOC101761603 gene encoding uncharacterized protein LOC101761603, translated as MEEGSDYYVLRKGDVVAVYKTLRDCQAQICSSVSGPAASAYKGHAWSREKEEYISSRGLSNASYVINATELREDIFGPLVPCSFQEIVGARSNQPAPNHFGIRNGIAYQTGSQSVDLNHEARSSSSRHISPVNFNHSGAVDAQPVSKQYMVGILHFDGASKGNPGKAGAGAVLMTEDGRVISRLREGLGVVTNNVAEYRGLILGLKYAIRHGFKRIKVHGDSQLVCNQVNGVWQTKHQNMMELCNEVRRLKENFLSFEINHVRREWNAEADRQANIGITLANGAVSEERGDF; from the exons ATGGAAGAGGGCAGTGATTACTATGTTCTCAGGAAAGGGGATGTTGTGGCTGTTTACAAAACTCTACGTGACTGTCAAGCTCAGATCTGCTCTTCG GTATCTGGTCCAGCTGCAAGTGCCTACAAGGGTCACGCTTGGAGCAGAGAAAAGGAGGAATATATCTCTTCACGGGGGCTTAGTAATGCTTCTTATGTAATCAATGCAACTGAACTTCGGGAAGATATATTTGGCCCCCTTGTTCCCTGTAGTTTCCAG GAGATAGTTGGTGCTAGATCAAATCAACCAGCTCCAAATCATTTTGGCATCCGTAATGGTATAGCATATCAGACTGGGTCACAGTCTGTTGATCTGAACCAT GAAGCCAGATCTAGTTCCTCCAGGCATATCTCACCAGTAAACTTCAACCACAGTGGAGCTGTTGATGCACAACCTGTCTCCAAACAatat ATGGTGGGTATTCTTCATTTTGATGGTGCTTCAAAAGGAAACCCAGGAAAAGCAGGTGCTGGAGCAGTGCTTATGACCGAAGATGGTAGAGTG ATATCTCGACTTCGTGAGGGTCTTGGTGTTGTTACTAATAATGTTGCGGAGTACCGGGGCCTGATCTTAGGACTGAAATATGCAATTAGGCATGGATTCAAGAGAATCAAAGTACATGGTGACTCTCAACTTGTCTGCAATCAG GTGAACGGCGTTTGGCAAACAAAGCACCAGAACATGATGGAGCTCTGCAATGAAGTGAGAAGGCTGAAAGAGAACTTCCTCTCTTTTGAGATTAACCATGTTCGACGG GAATGGAATGCTGAGGCGGATCGGCAGGCGAACATCGGCATCACGCTTGCCA ATGGCGCTGTTTCGGAGGAGCGCGGTGACTTCTGA